In Gemmatimonadaceae bacterium, the genomic stretch GTGCGCAGCGACTCCGTGCCCGCGCACGTCGACGCGATCGTCGTACCGTCCTCGGGCGTCACCTCCGACACGACGCTCGACGTCCAGGGACTCGACCGTCTGATCGAAGGCTTGGCGCTCATTCACGCCGGCGTGTCGGACCGCCTCATTACCACGCGCGCCGTCGCCACACTCGGGTCACAGCAACTGAGCACCGAGATCGACGAGCGCCGGATGATCGCCCTGGTCGGCGCGCCGCGATGGGACGTCGTCGATACCGTGCACACCACGCGCGACGAGGCCGAGCGTGTCGCGCGGCTGTTGCCGGCGAACGGCCCAGGAGGATCGCGGCTCATCGTGCTGGTCACGAGCCCAATGCACACACGGAGGGCATGCGCCACGTTCGAGAAGGTGGGCCTCCACGTCGTTTGCGTTCCGGCGCGCGAGCACGATGCGTCTCGCTGGCACCCGCGAACGCCGGACGAGCGCCTGGCGGCGTTCAGATCGTACGTGTACGAGCGCCTGGCGATGGTGAAGTACCGCTTCAAGCACTGGGTCTGAGTGCGCGAAAGCCGGTAACGTCCGCCCGCCGCGAATCGTCGTAAGCACGTGTCCACGCCCGCACCCACGCCGGCACCAACGCCCGCATCCGCGCGGAAATCAACGGCTCGATACGACGCGCTGATCGTCGGCGGCGGCTTCTACGGCGCTCGCCTGGCG encodes the following:
- a CDS encoding YdcF family protein, with protein sequence MKLARQGAARTAAAGALLGALGGRLFADLGLAIATGQSTIAVIFAGLLVGVVIGWLAALKWLLIGDAVLLAAYTVIALTPLAAHWSAEWVRSDSVPAHVDAIVVPSSGVTSDTTLDVQGLDRLIEGLALIHAGVSDRLITTRAVATLGSQQLSTEIDERRMIALVGAPRWDVVDTVHTTRDEAERVARLLPANGPGGSRLIVLVTSPMHTRRACATFEKVGLHVVCVPAREHDASRWHPRTPDERLAAFRSYVYERLAMVKYRFKHWV